The proteins below come from a single Mugil cephalus isolate CIBA_MC_2020 chromosome 7, CIBA_Mcephalus_1.1, whole genome shotgun sequence genomic window:
- the LOC125011020 gene encoding zinc finger protein 239-like: METPSDEESEHSDQLLSRTSSVAESPDKRVSNHVDSRSTGNSELNPKKRRHRDTSHSNNVDNAPMSQSQCDTDTDKKYITCDVCGKAFKNKYGMKRHYRIHTAETPYHCNTCGKSFLKRSDLILHSSIHSAEKSFSCKTCGKRFSRNSSLTAHMRTHTGEKPYGCDTCGTTFTGRSSLWTHKKVHTGEKPSSCKTCGKRFSRNSSLTAHMRTHTGEKPYWCVTCGKTFTRISSLRNHKRIHTGEKPYWCVTCGKTFTRLSSLRNHKRIHTGEKPYWCVICGKTFTRSSSLTNHMRIHTR; this comes from the coding sequence ATGGAGACTCCTTCTGATGAGGAAAGTGAGCACAGTGACCAGCTCCTCTCTCGCACCTCTTCTGTAGCTGAGAGCCCAGATAAGAGAGTAAGCAATCATGTAGACTCAAGATCGACTGGAAATTCAGAGCTGAATCCAAAGAAGAGACGTCATAGAGACACAAGCCACAGTAACAATGTAGACAACGCTCCCATGTCACAGAGTCAGTGTGATACTGACACAGATAAAAAGTATATAACATGTGATGTCTGTGGAAAAGCCTTTAAGAACAAGTATGGAATGAAGAGACATTACAGAATCCACACAGCTGAGACACCGTATCATTGCAATACATGTGGTAAAAGTTTCTTGAAGAGAAGtgatttgattttacacagCAGTATTCACTCAGCTGAGAAGTCGTTCTCTTGCAAGACATGTGGGAAACGTTTCAGTAGAAATAGTAGTTTGACTGcgcacatgaggactcacacaggtgagaagccgtatggttgtgacacatgtggtacaACCTTCACTGGCAGAAGTTCCTTATGGACCCACAAGAAggttcacacaggtgagaagccatccTCTTGCAAGACATGTGGGAAACGTTTCAGTAGAAATAGTAGTTTGACTGCACACATGAGGAcgcacacaggtgagaagccgtactGGTGTgtcacatgtggtaaaaccttcactcGAATAAGTTCTTTAAGGAACCACAagaggattcacacaggtgagaagccatactGGTGTgtcacatgtggtaaaaccttcactcGATTGAGTTCTTTAAGGAACCACAagaggattcacacaggtgagaagccgtactGGTGTGTCatatgtggtaaaaccttcactcGAAGCAGTTCTTTAACGAAccacatgaggattcacacacGTTAG